From a region of the Buchnera aphidicola (Floraphis choui) genome:
- the gmk gene encoding guanylate kinase, whose amino-acid sequence MLKGILFIISAPSGTGKSSLIQEILNTNVLFKIKVSISHTTRSIRPGECNGKHYYFISTNKFKKMIKKQKFLEYARVFNNYYGTSQEEIYNYLLTGIDILLDIDWQGAQQVRRLIPDSKSIFILPPSKNELYRRLCKRSQDSDSIIQKRMNQAVSEMKHYIEYDYLIINDDFKLAASHLNNIVQVEHLSKQYQIRKNNILIKNLLN is encoded by the coding sequence ATGCTAAAAGGTATATTATTTATAATTTCTGCTCCAAGTGGAACAGGAAAATCTAGTTTAATTCAAGAAATATTAAATACTAATGTATTATTTAAAATAAAAGTATCAATATCTCATACTACTCGTAGCATTAGACCTGGGGAATGTAATGGAAAACATTATTATTTTATTTCTACTAATAAATTTAAAAAAATGATCAAAAAACAAAAATTTTTAGAATATGCACGAGTTTTTAATAATTATTATGGTACGTCTCAAGAAGAAATTTATAATTATTTATTAACTGGGATAGATATCTTACTAGATATTGATTGGCAAGGAGCACAGCAAGTACGTCGTTTAATTCCGGATTCTAAAAGTATTTTTATTCTGCCTCCATCTAAAAATGAATTATATAGACGACTGTGTAAAAGATCTCAAGATAGTGATTCTATAATACAAAAAAGAATGAATCAAGCAGTATCTGAAATGAAACATTATATAGAATATGATTATTTAATTATTAATGATGATTTTAAATTAGCTGCATCACATTTAAATAATATTGTTCAAGTAGAACATTTATCAAAACAGTATCAAATAAGAAAGAACAACATTCTTATCAAAAATTTGTTAAATTAA
- the thyA gene encoding thymidylate synthase has protein sequence MNVYLSLLNRILNKGKNKSDRTGIGTLSIFGHHMKFNLKIGFPLVTTKRCYFSSILHELLWFLRGDTNIKYLNDNKVSIWNSWADKFGDLGPIYGEQWRRWKTIDGKEVDQIKNVINQIKDNPNSRRILVSSWNVGDLEKMALFPCHVLFQFYVIDNVLSCQLYQRSCDVFLGLPFNIASYALLTHIVAQQCRLKIGNFLWTGGDVHLYKNHIKQAKEQLLRKPYRLPKLIINKKPKKIFDYCFRDFSLLGYKFHPSIKANIAV, from the coding sequence ATGAATGTTTATTTGTCGTTGTTAAATAGAATATTAAATAAAGGGAAAAACAAATCAGATAGAACTGGAATAGGAACGTTATCTATTTTTGGTCATCATATGAAATTCAATCTAAAAATAGGTTTTCCATTAGTTACTACTAAACGATGTTATTTTTCTTCTATTCTTCATGAACTTTTATGGTTTCTTAGAGGTGATACAAATATTAAATACTTAAATGACAATAAAGTATCTATTTGGAATTCATGGGCAGATAAGTTTGGTGATCTTGGGCCTATTTATGGGGAACAATGGCGGAGATGGAAAACTATAGATGGTAAAGAAGTTGATCAAATTAAAAACGTAATTAATCAAATAAAAGATAATCCTAATTCTAGAAGAATATTGGTATCTAGTTGGAATGTTGGTGATTTAGAAAAGATGGCTTTATTTCCATGTCATGTATTGTTTCAATTTTACGTTATAGATAATGTTTTAAGCTGTCAATTATATCAACGTTCTTGTGATGTTTTTTTAGGTCTTCCATTCAATATTGCTAGTTATGCTTTGTTAACTCATATAGTAGCACAACAATGTCGTTTGAAAATTGGTAATTTTTTATGGACAGGTGGTGATGTACATTTGTATAAAAATCATATTAAACAAGCAAAAGAACAATTATTACGTAAGCCTTATCGTCTTCCAAAACTAATAATTAATAAAAAACCTAAAAAAATATTTGATTATTGTTTTCGTGATTTTAGTTTATTAGGATATAAATTTCATCCTTCTATTAAAGCAAATATAGCCGTATAA
- the lgt gene encoding prolipoprotein diacylglyceryl transferase — MNSVYISFPNFNPVAISIFNISIRWYGVMYLLGFFFVLYQGKICIRKIGLKKREIEDILYFSFLGLFIGGRIGYILFYNPVFFFNNFLNIFKVWEGGMSFHGGLLGVIIVIFYFSKKFNKKFFLISDLIAPLVPFGLGIGRIGNFINGELWGRVAPDFPFSVLFPNSRFLDLEVSKHDLRLQELINKFGVLPRHPSQIYEFFLEGIILFIILYYLSKVIKTIGVVSSAFLIFYGIFRIIVEYFREPDYQIGLLKHTLTMGQILSIPMIIYGFMVIIIIYNPIKKLK; from the coding sequence ATGAACAGTGTCTATATATCGTTTCCTAATTTTAATCCTGTTGCTATTTCTATATTTAATATTTCTATACGTTGGTATGGAGTAATGTATTTATTAGGATTTTTTTTTGTTTTATATCAAGGGAAAATTTGTATAAGAAAAATAGGATTAAAAAAAAGAGAGATAGAAGATATTTTATATTTTAGTTTTTTAGGTTTATTTATTGGTGGAAGAATTGGATATATACTTTTTTATAATCCAGTATTTTTTTTTAATAATTTTTTAAATATATTTAAAGTTTGGGAAGGCGGGATGTCGTTTCATGGAGGTTTATTAGGAGTAATTATAGTAATTTTTTATTTTTCAAAAAAATTTAATAAAAAATTTTTTTTAATTTCTGATTTGATTGCCCCGTTAGTACCGTTTGGATTAGGAATAGGAAGAATAGGAAATTTCATTAATGGAGAATTGTGGGGTCGTGTTGCTCCAGATTTTCCTTTTTCTGTTTTATTTCCTAATTCTAGATTTTTAGACTTAGAAGTATCTAAGCATGATTTAAGATTACAGGAATTAATAAATAAATTTGGTGTTTTGCCTAGGCACCCATCTCAAATATATGAATTTTTTTTAGAAGGAATAATCTTATTTATTATTTTATATTATCTTTCAAAAGTAATAAAAACTATTGGTGTAGTATCTAGTGCATTTTTAATTTTTTATGGAATTTTTCGTATTATAGTTGAGTATTTTCGTGAACCAGATTATCAAATAGGATTATTGAAACACACTCTTACTATGGGACAAATATTATCAATTCCTATGATAATATATGGATTTATGGTAATTATTATTATATATAATCCAATTAAAAAATTAAAATAA
- the lysA gene encoding diaminopimelate decarboxylase codes for MFSCLNKKKVIFETDSILKLVEKYHSPLWIYDANVILKNIQKLRRFDTIRFAQKSCSNIHILNLFRKNGVKIDAVSLGEIERGLISGYSSIDQGMIFTADLIDRCTLEKIKEFHIPVNIGSIDMLTQIGKVSPGHKIWLRINPRFGYGHSKKTNTGGENSKHGIWDIKLAIPFIKKYNFQLMGLHIHIGSGVSYEYLECVCEEMIKQVFSLNYDITMISAGGGLTIPYKPYENVFDVNKYFVLWDIARKKISNYLNHPVKLEIEPGRFLVAESGVLVTEIRTVKNTSSKLFVLVDAGFNDLVRPAMYGSYHHISVISGDGRIINEQDTIETVVGGPLCESGDIFTQNGQGDIETRMLPKVRPGDYLVFHDTGAYGASMSSNYNSRFLIPEILYENGNFRIIRKRQTIRELLELEINCI; via the coding sequence ATGTTTAGTTGTTTAAATAAAAAAAAAGTAATATTTGAAACAGATAGTATATTAAAATTAGTTGAAAAATATCATTCTCCCTTATGGATATATGATGCAAATGTAATTTTAAAGAATATTCAAAAATTACGTAGATTTGATACTATCCGATTTGCTCAAAAGTCTTGTTCTAATATTCATATTTTAAATTTATTTCGTAAAAATGGAGTAAAAATAGATGCTGTATCATTAGGAGAAATTGAAAGAGGGTTAATTTCTGGATATAGTTCTATTGATCAAGGGATGATATTTACAGCTGATTTAATTGATAGATGTACTTTAGAAAAAATTAAAGAATTTCACATTCCTGTAAATATAGGATCTATTGATATGTTAACACAAATTGGAAAAGTATCTCCTGGACATAAAATCTGGTTACGTATTAATCCAAGATTTGGTTATGGACATAGTAAAAAAACAAATACTGGTGGAGAGAATAGCAAGCATGGTATTTGGGATATTAAATTAGCTATACCATTTATTAAAAAGTATAATTTTCAATTAATGGGATTACATATACATATTGGATCTGGTGTAAGTTATGAATATTTAGAATGCGTATGTGAAGAAATGATAAAACAAGTATTTTCTTTAAATTATGATATAACTATGATATCAGCAGGAGGAGGGTTAACGATTCCTTATAAACCATATGAAAATGTTTTTGATGTAAATAAATATTTTGTTTTATGGGATATAGCACGAAAAAAGATTTCTAATTATTTAAATCATCCTGTTAAGTTAGAAATAGAACCTGGAAGATTTTTAGTTGCAGAATCAGGAGTATTAGTTACTGAAATAAGAACAGTTAAGAATACAAGTTCTAAGCTTTTTGTTTTAGTTGATGCTGGGTTTAATGATTTAGTTAGACCTGCTATGTATGGAAGTTATCATCATATATCTGTTATTTCAGGTGATGGGCGCATAATAAATGAACAAGATACAATAGAAACTGTAGTAGGTGGTCCATTATGTGAATCAGGAGATATATTTACTCAAAATGGACAAGGCGATATAGAAACTAGGATGCTTCCTAAAGTTAGGCCTGGAGATTATTTAGTTTTTCATGACACTGGAGCTTATGGAGCTTCTATGTCTTCTAATTATAACAGTCGTTTTTTAATTCCAGAAATTTTATATGAAAATGGAAATTTTCGAATTATTCGAAAACGTCAAACTATACGAGAATTATTAGAATTAGAAATAAATTGCATTTAA
- the lysS gene encoding lysine--tRNA ligase → MVLNHIVEVNLDNFNNEEQNRRKKLYIMKENGFNFPNDFKPNKYSVDINNDYKCYSNSQLKIMNIFVSVSGRILQKRIMGKSSFFLLKDCEGEIQLYITEKNFLNNFYSDMIKKLDLGDIIGVKGNLFKTQTGELSIYCIELKLLTKSLRPLPNKFHGLYNKEIRYRQRYLDLISNKNLKYIFKIRSNIFISIRKFMLENKFLEVETPMIQNIPGGAIARPFITYHNSLNLNLYLRISPELYLKRLIIGGFDRIFEINRSFRNEGISTRHNPEFTMMEAYMAYSDYKDMMVFTENLLRNVVKSVIGHLKFKYGEYELDFEKSFCKMTMKQAILRFNSDIKLSDLNDLEKIQHIVNILKIKVEENWGMGKLISEIFNKTVEKKLVQPTFIINYPIEISPLSRRNNVNSDIADRFELFISGYELANGFSELNDSEDQKKRFLDQNQQEKIKFENDSTFYDEDYITALEYGLPPTSGLGIGIDRLIMILTNQKSIRDVIFFPILKPMNFKT, encoded by the coding sequence ATTGTATTAAACCATATTGTAGAGGTTAATTTGGACAATTTCAATAATGAAGAACAAAATAGACGTAAAAAATTATATATTATGAAAGAGAATGGCTTTAATTTTCCTAATGATTTTAAACCTAATAAATATTCTGTAGATATTAATAATGATTATAAATGTTATAGTAATAGCCAGTTAAAAATTATGAATATTTTTGTTAGTGTATCAGGTCGAATTTTACAAAAACGTATCATGGGAAAAAGTTCTTTTTTTTTGTTAAAAGATTGTGAAGGGGAAATTCAATTATATATCACAGAAAAAAATTTTTTAAATAATTTTTATTCAGATATGATTAAAAAATTAGATTTAGGTGATATTATAGGTGTTAAAGGGAATTTGTTTAAAACACAAACAGGAGAACTTTCTATTTATTGTATAGAATTAAAATTATTGACTAAGTCATTAAGACCGTTACCAAATAAATTTCATGGATTGTATAATAAAGAGATAAGATATAGACAAAGGTATTTAGATCTTATTAGTAACAAAAATTTAAAATATATTTTTAAAATACGATCTAATATTTTTATTAGTATTCGAAAATTTATGTTAGAGAATAAATTTTTAGAAGTGGAGACACCTATGATACAAAATATTCCTGGAGGTGCTATTGCACGTCCTTTTATTACTTATCATAATTCTTTGAATCTCAATTTATATTTACGAATTTCTCCTGAATTATATTTAAAGAGATTAATTATTGGAGGATTTGATCGGATTTTCGAAATTAATAGAAGTTTTCGTAATGAAGGAATTTCAACGCGTCATAATCCAGAATTTACTATGATGGAAGCGTATATGGCTTATTCGGATTATAAAGACATGATGGTTTTTACTGAAAATTTATTGAGAAATGTAGTTAAGTCAGTAATAGGACATTTAAAATTTAAGTATGGAGAATATGAATTAGATTTTGAAAAAAGTTTTTGTAAAATGACTATGAAACAAGCGATATTGCGCTTTAATTCAGATATTAAATTATCTGATTTAAATGATTTAGAAAAAATTCAGCATATAGTAAACATTTTAAAAATAAAAGTTGAAGAAAATTGGGGAATGGGTAAATTAATATCAGAGATATTTAATAAAACTGTAGAGAAGAAATTAGTTCAACCCACTTTTATTATTAATTATCCTATAGAAATTTCTCCATTATCTAGAAGAAATAATGTTAATTCTGATATTGCTGATCGATTTGAATTATTTATCTCTGGTTATGAGTTAGCAAATGGATTTTCGGAATTAAATGATTCAGAAGATCAAAAAAAACGATTTCTAGATCAAAATCAACAAGAAAAAATTAAGTTTGAAAATGATTCAACATTTTATGATGAGGATTATATCACTGCACTTGAATATGGTTTACCTCCAACTTCGGGATTAGGAATAGGAATTGATAGACTAATTATGATTTTAACTAATCAAAAAAGTATTCGTGATGTCATTTTTTTTCCTATTCTCAAACCTATGAACTTTAAAACATAA
- the prfB gene encoding peptide chain release factor 2 (programmed frameshift), with protein sequence MVCEISVIKRRIQMYVNKINNLKELLDYNNKKDRLLEINSLLELSKVWQDPSLIINLSREKSILVSSISSISEIESNLHAVIDILKLSINENNLNLLCDVISELNVLDNAISVLELNSIFSKKDDHFNCYLDIQSGSGGTESQDWANMLLRMYLKWAEYKKFNTEIVDRTYGEIVGIKSATVKIQGPFSFGWFRTETGIHRLVRKSPFNSNNQRHTSFSSIFVYPDIDDSINIKINFCDLRIDVYRASGAGGQHINKTESAVRITHVPSGIVTQSQSSRSQHKNKDQAFKQLKAKLYEVTMSKKNNEKKILESKKSDIGWGNQIRSYILDDSRVKDLRTGIEVHDVQSVLDGDLDLFVESSLKRGL encoded by the exons ATGGTATGTGAAATTAGTGTTATAAAGCGCCGAATTCAAATGTATGTAAATAAAATAAATAATTTAAAGGAGTTGCTT GACTATAACAATAAAAAAGATAGATTATTAGAAATTAATTCTTTATTAGAATTATCTAAGGTATGGCAAGATCCTAGTTTAATAATTAATTTAAGTCGAGAAAAAAGTATATTAGTGTCTTCTATTAGTTCTATAAGTGAGATAGAGTCAAATTTGCATGCAGTAATAGACATTTTAAAATTATCAATTAATGAAAATAATCTAAATTTATTATGTGATGTCATTAGTGAATTAAACGTATTAGATAACGCTATTAGTGTATTAGAATTAAACTCTATTTTTTCGAAGAAAGATGATCATTTTAATTGTTATTTAGATATACAATCTGGTTCTGGAGGAACAGAATCGCAAGATTGGGCTAATATGTTATTACGAATGTATTTAAAATGGGCTGAATATAAAAAGTTTAATACAGAAATTGTTGATAGAACGTATGGTGAAATAGTTGGAATAAAATCTGCTACAGTAAAAATACAAGGACCATTTTCTTTTGGGTGGTTTCGAACTGAAACAGGAATTCATCGTTTAGTAAGAAAAAGCCCATTTAATTCTAATAATCAACGACATACATCTTTTTCTTCTATTTTCGTATATCCTGATATTGATGATTCAATAAATATAAAAATAAATTTTTGTGATTTAAGAATAGATGTATATAGAGCATCTGGAGCTGGAGGTCAACATATAAATAAGACTGAATCAGCTGTTCGAATTACACATGTTCCTTCGGGTATAGTAACTCAATCTCAAAGTAGTCGTTCTCAGCATAAAAATAAAGATCAAGCGTTCAAGCAATTAAAAGCAAAGTTATATGAGGTAACTATGAGTAAAAAAAACAATGAAAAAAAAATACTTGAAAGTAAAAAATCAGACATAGGTTGGGGAAATCAAATTCGTTCATATATATTAGATGATTCTAGAGTTAAGGATTTAAGAACAGGAATAGAAGTTCATGATGTACAATCTGTTTTAGATGGAGATTTAGATTTGTTTGTTGAATCTAGTTTAAAACGTGGTTTATAA
- the ygfZ gene encoding tRNA-modifying protein YgfZ has product MHNNLSRFFEKDIILMTLNDWTLTKIIGSDSKKYLQNQITIDMNKLSKKKHKLCAHCNVNGRVWSNLRIFQYEINSYMYLQRKSVSYHQINELKKYSIFSNISIFHDTEMYLLGITGTMARTKLQKYFDILPNKNLTICYKNNVILLWFNFPCERFILITKKNNAILKKILSSVKTIHDSNLWLALDISSKFPIIEKEMSGKFFPQSLNLENLDALDFKKGCYYGQEMITKIRFRKLNQYNLHWLIEKSDRITRIGEIIESKIQEKWNRVGYILSFVRVNKNTIWIQAVLKINVKINDKIRIENDINSKLYMQM; this is encoded by the coding sequence ATGCATAATAATCTATCACGTTTTTTTGAAAAAGATATTATATTGATGACTTTAAACGACTGGACATTAACAAAAATAATAGGAAGCGATAGCAAAAAATACTTGCAAAATCAAATAACTATAGATATGAATAAATTAAGCAAAAAAAAACATAAATTATGTGCTCACTGTAACGTTAATGGAAGAGTATGGAGTAATCTGCGCATATTTCAATATGAGATAAATAGTTATATGTATCTTCAAAGAAAGAGCGTATCTTATCATCAAATTAATGAACTAAAAAAATATTCTATATTTTCTAATATAAGTATATTTCATGATACTGAAATGTATTTACTAGGAATTACTGGAACAATGGCAAGAACTAAATTACAGAAATATTTTGATATATTACCAAATAAAAACCTTACAATATGCTATAAAAATAATGTAATTTTATTATGGTTTAATTTTCCATGTGAAAGATTTATACTTATTACAAAAAAAAATAATGCTATTTTAAAAAAAATATTGTCATCAGTAAAAACAATACACGATAGTAATTTATGGTTAGCTTTAGACATCTCTTCTAAATTCCCTATTATTGAAAAAGAAATGTCGGGAAAATTTTTTCCGCAATCATTAAACTTAGAAAATTTAGATGCTTTAGATTTCAAAAAAGGATGTTATTATGGTCAAGAAATGATCACTAAAATACGATTTAGAAAACTTAATCAATATAACTTACATTGGTTAATTGAAAAATCTGATAGAATTACTCGAATAGGAGAAATAATAGAATCTAAAATCCAAGAAAAATGGAATCGAGTCGGATATATTTTATCTTTTGTAAGAGTTAATAAAAATACGATATGGATACAAGCTGTTTTAAAAATAAATGTTAAGATAAATGACAAAATTCGCATTGAAAATGATATAAATAGCAAATTATATATGCAAATGTAA
- the miaB gene encoding tRNA (N6-isopentenyl adenosine(37)-C2)-methylthiotransferase MiaB → MIIDTIYVKTWGCQMNEYDSSMITQLLQKKYKFKETHYPELANILILNTCSIREKAQEKVFHQLGRWKKLKDKNPKIIIAVGGCVATQEGKEIYKRANYVDIIFGTQTLHRLPNMIEKVKKFKKHIVDIEFPSIEKFDSIEYPDFPGVTAYVTIIEGCNKFCSFCIVPYTRGHEVSRPVDDILLEISILAKNGVREINLLGQNVNAYRGKTFNGKICKFSELLKLVALINGIDRIRFTTNNPIEFTDDIINVYKNTKEIVSFLHLPVQSGSNRILTLMKRAHNIQEYKKIIKKLIINRPNIQISSDFIVGFPGETQEDFEETLHLIKEINFDMSFSFIYSARPGTPASELLDNITLKEKKQRLYMLQEIINKNTQLWNEKMLGSIQSILVEGPSRKNIMELSGRTENNRVVNFTGNHNMIGQFINLKIIQINPNSLRGHYSKKFNN, encoded by the coding sequence ATGATTATAGATACTATATATGTAAAAACCTGGGGTTGTCAAATGAATGAATATGACTCATCAATGATAACTCAATTATTACAAAAAAAATATAAATTTAAAGAAACTCATTATCCTGAATTAGCTAATATTTTAATTCTCAACACTTGTTCTATTCGCGAAAAAGCACAAGAAAAAGTTTTTCATCAACTTGGTAGATGGAAAAAATTAAAAGACAAAAATCCTAAAATAATTATTGCAGTAGGTGGTTGTGTAGCTACACAAGAAGGAAAAGAAATTTATAAACGTGCTAATTATGTTGATATTATATTTGGAACACAAACACTACACAGATTACCAAATATGATAGAAAAAGTAAAAAAATTTAAAAAACATATTGTCGACATTGAATTCCCTTCAATCGAAAAATTTGACTCTATTGAATATCCTGATTTTCCAGGAGTTACAGCGTATGTAACTATAATAGAAGGATGCAATAAATTTTGTTCATTCTGCATTGTACCTTATACTAGAGGTCACGAAGTTAGTAGACCGGTAGACGATATTTTATTAGAAATTTCTATATTAGCTAAAAATGGAGTTCGGGAAATTAACTTATTAGGACAAAATGTTAATGCATACAGAGGAAAAACTTTTAACGGAAAAATTTGTAAATTTTCAGAATTATTAAAATTAGTAGCATTAATAAATGGAATCGATAGAATTAGATTTACAACAAATAATCCTATTGAATTTACTGATGATATTATCAATGTTTATAAAAATACAAAAGAAATAGTTAGTTTTCTTCATTTACCTGTACAAAGTGGATCTAATCGAATATTAACACTTATGAAAAGAGCACATAACATACAAGAATACAAGAAAATTATAAAAAAGCTAATTATAAATCGCCCCAACATTCAAATTAGTTCAGATTTTATTGTAGGGTTTCCAGGAGAAACTCAAGAAGATTTTGAAGAAACATTACATTTAATTAAAGAGATAAATTTTGATATGAGTTTTAGCTTTATTTATTCTGCTCGCCCAGGAACACCAGCATCAGAATTATTAGATAATATTACTTTAAAAGAAAAAAAACAAAGACTCTATATGCTTCAAGAAATTATCAATAAAAATACACAATTATGGAATGAAAAAATGTTAGGAAGCATACAGTCAATATTAGTAGAAGGACCCTCTCGTAAAAACATAATGGAGTTATCAGGACGAACAGAAAATAATCGTGTTGTTAATTTCACAGGTAATCATAATATGATTGGACAATTCATTAACTTAAAAATTATACAAATAAATCCTAATTCTCTTAGAGGTCATTATTCTAAAAAATTTAATAATTAA
- the ybeY gene encoding rRNA maturation RNase YbeY, with amino-acid sequence MESIIINLQTACSKKIYFPKKIHYLKWIQASLNKRSSNLEITIRIVKSSEMQSLNFKYRKKNKTTNVLSFPSTSNTIVKSNFIGDLIICSDIIKKEAIKFNKEIKSHWAHMVIHGTLHLLGYDHNNYYNSKKMKHLEIKIMSSLGYKNPYTK; translated from the coding sequence ATGGAATCAATCATTATTAATTTACAAACAGCTTGTTCTAAAAAAATTTATTTTCCAAAAAAGATACATTATTTAAAATGGATACAAGCTAGCCTAAATAAAAGATCATCTAATTTAGAAATAACAATTAGAATTGTAAAATCCTCTGAAATGCAATCCTTAAATTTTAAGTATAGAAAAAAAAACAAAACTACCAATGTACTATCATTTCCATCTACTTCAAATACAATAGTTAAATCTAATTTTATTGGAGATTTAATTATTTGTAGTGATATTATCAAGAAAGAAGCTATAAAATTTAATAAAGAAATAAAATCACACTGGGCACATATGGTAATACATGGTACATTACATTTATTAGGATATGATCATAACAATTACTATAACTCAAAAAAAATGAAACACTTAGAAATAAAAATTATGTCATCTTTAGGATATAAAAATCCTTACACAAAATAA
- the corC gene encoding CNNM family magnesium/cobalt transport protein CorC (CorC(YbeX) belongs to the Cyclin M Mg2+ Exporter (CNNM) family, and was characterized as belonging to a set of three proteins, at least one of which must be present for CorA to function.): MSDDYPRNSNKHNKKNFFSILLNQIFHDEPKSKEDLLALIRYSKKNKLIDQDTCDMLEGVIDITQQKIRDIMIPRTQMITLKLTYPLNKCLDIIIKSAHSRFPVMNYDENYIEGFLMAKDFLPLVKNKLDIFCIKNILRPAVVVPESKHVNCMLKEFRLKKNHMAVVIDEFGAVSGLVTIEDILELIVGDIDDEYDENETNIRQLNKYTFMIKSFTSIKEFNDTFKTNFNNEEVDTIGGLVMKQIGHLPVQGELINLSEYTFEVHIANNRRIVQLQVTIPKHKKLPKLSENN, encoded by the coding sequence ATGAGTGACGATTATCCACGAAATAGTAATAAACATAATAAAAAAAACTTTTTCTCTATTTTATTAAATCAAATATTTCACGACGAACCAAAAAGTAAAGAAGATTTATTAGCACTAATACGATATTCAAAAAAAAATAAACTAATAGACCAAGATACATGTGATATGTTAGAAGGAGTTATCGATATAACACAACAAAAAATCCGTGATATAATGATTCCTCGTACACAAATGATAACATTAAAATTAACTTACCCACTTAATAAGTGTTTAGATATCATTATTAAATCTGCACATTCACGATTTCCAGTAATGAACTATGATGAAAATTACATTGAAGGATTTTTAATGGCTAAAGATTTTTTACCTCTTGTAAAAAATAAATTAGACATCTTTTGTATAAAAAATATATTACGACCTGCTGTTGTAGTTCCTGAAAGTAAACATGTAAATTGTATGTTAAAAGAATTTCGATTAAAAAAAAATCACATGGCAGTCGTAATAGATGAATTTGGAGCTGTTTCAGGATTAGTAACTATTGAAGATATATTAGAATTAATTGTAGGAGATATCGATGACGAATATGATGAAAATGAAACAAATATTCGACAATTAAATAAATATACCTTTATGATAAAATCTTTTACTTCTATAAAAGAATTTAATGATACTTTTAAAACTAATTTTAACAATGAAGAAGTAGATACTATTGGTGGATTAGTTATGAAACAAATTGGACATTTACCTGTTCAAGGCGAACTTATAAACCTTTCTGAATACACATTTGAAGTCCACATTGCTAATAATAGAAGAATTGTACAATTACAAGTTACTATTCCAAAACATAAAAAACTTCCTAAACTTTCAGAAAATAATTAA